Part of the Pseudoliparis swirei isolate HS2019 ecotype Mariana Trench chromosome 18, NWPU_hadal_v1, whole genome shotgun sequence genome is shown below.
CAGGCCCACGCcctgggacaggaagtggaatcacaccgtcacacgctggGAGTCATACCATTGTATCATATCCTTGTATTCATttgtatcattattatattattatattattattatattattattattatattattataatattattattttatttttattgttattttattattattgttactgtattatatttaatattgtattattatttttacacttTGTACTTTAAGGAGTACTGTGAGTACTGTGAGTAGTACTGTGAGTAGTACTGTGAGTAGTACTGTGAGTAGTACTGTGAGGAGTACTGTGAGTACTGTGAGTACTATGAGTACTGTGAGTAGTACTGTGAGTAGTACTGTGAGTAGTACTGTGAGTACTGTGAGTACTGTGAGTAGTACTATGAGTACTGTGAGTAGTACTGTGAGTACTGTGAGTAGTACTGTGAGTAGTACTGTGAGTACTGTGAGTACTGTGAGTAGTACTGTGAGTACTGTGAGTACTATGAGTACTGTGAGTAGTACTGTGAGTACTGTGAGTACTATGAGTACTGTGAGTGCTGTGAGTGGTACTGTGAGTGCTGTGAGTGCTGTGAGTAGCACTGTGAGTGCTGTGAGTACTGTGAGTACTGTGAGTACTATGAGTACTGTGAGTAGTACTGTGAGTACTGTGAGTACTGTGAGTAGTACTGTGAGTACTGTGAGTACTATGAGTACTGTGAGTAGTACTGTGAGTACTGTGAGTAGTACTGTGAGTACTATGAGTACTGTGAGTAGTACTGTGAGTACTGTGAGTAGTACTGTGAGTACTATGAGTACTGTGAGTAGTACTGTGAGTAGTACTGTGAGTACTGTGAGGAGTACTCACCTCCTCGTACTCCGCGGTGTAGACGATCCCGGAGAAGACGGACACGCCCACAGCGATGTAGAGCAGCAGGATGCCGACCTCACGGTAACTGTGCTGCagacaggaggcggagcctcaggGTGACGTCATCGCAGGtgagccgctcctcctcctcctcctcctccctcctcctcctccctctccccccttcctcttcctccctctcctccctccccccctcctcctcctccctattcctcttcctcttcctcctccctcttcctcctcctcctcccccctctcctccccccctcctcctcctcctccctcttcctcttcctcctcctcctccctcgcccccctcctcctccctctcctcctccctcttcctcctcttcctcttcctcttcctcctcctcctcctcctcctcagtgcaGAGGGGTCTGTAATGTGACTccctggttctcctcctcctctctaacaACATTCAATGACATCATGTCGCCTCCTTTAAATTTCATCAGGAGTGTTTTACATTGTTCCTGCTgtccctgaagaccagaaccagaaccctggagcccagaaccagaaccctagaggccagaaccagaaccctaGAGGCCAGaaccctgaagaccagaaccagaaccctagaggccagaaccagaaccctaGAGGCCAGaaccctgaagaccagaaccagaaccctaGAGGCCAGAATCAGAACCCTAGAGGCCAGaaccctgaagaccagaaccagaaccctaGAGGCCAGAATCAGAACCCTGGAGCCCAGAACCCTGAAGCCCAGAATCAGAACCCTGGAGTCCAGAACCAGAACACTGGAGACCAGAACCATGAAGCCTAGAACCCTGAAGCCCAGAACCCTGAAGCCTAGAACCAGAACCCTGAAGCCTAGAACCAGAACCATGAAGCCCAGAACCCTAAAGCCTAGAACCAGAACCCTGAAGCTCAGAACCAGAACCCTGAAGCCCAGAACCATGAAGCCTAGAACCAGATTCTCTGgagcccagaacccagaaccagaaccgtGGAGCCCAGAACCAGACATGTTGAGCAGACTCACCCGGAGAGTCGCTCCCAGAGACCGGAGACCCGTCGAGTGTCGGGCCAACTTCAGAACCCTGAAGACCCTCATCAACCGcaagacctgagagagagagagagatgacatcatgcgGTCCTTCAGGAACCACGTGGTCCTGGCCTTGAAGGTTCTCCTGAGGAACCAACAGGACCGGATGATGTAATGAGGCCCTCAGAACCTGCATGAGCCGGCCCAGCGCTCCCAGTTCAGACTCCGGTCCCAGAGTGATGTCAGAGACCACCGTGACGTAGACCGGACCCACCGAGACCACGTCGATGAGGTTCAGCGGCTGGCGGAAGAACTTCCTCTTGTTCGGAGCCAGCAGCAGCCGGGCCACCACCTGGGGACCACAAGCAAGACCGGGTCACCTGGGGACCGCAAGCAAGACCGGGTCACCTGGGGCCCACAAGCAAGACCGGGTCACCTGGGGACCACAAGCAAGACCGGGTCACCTGGGGACCGCAAGCAAGACCGGGTCACCTGGGGCCCACAAGCAAGACCGGGTCACCTGGGGCCCACAAGCAAGACCGGGTCACCTGGGGACCACAAGCAAGACCGGGTCACCTGGGGACCGCAAGCAAGACTGGGTCACCTGGGGACCGCAAGCAAGACCGGGTCACCTGGGGACCGCAAGCAAGACCGGGTCACCTGGGGCCCACAAGCAAGACCGGGTCACCTGGGGCCCACAAGCAAGACCGGGTCACCTGGGGACCAGGATCACTAGTAATATCACTAGTATCACTAGTACTATCACTAGTATCACTAGTACTATCACTAGTATCACTAGTATCACTAGTACTATCACTAGTATCACTAGTATCACTAGTACTATCACTAGTATCACTAGTACTCTTCCTCTCACCTCGAAGGTGAACCAGCCGGTGCAGAGAGCCTCCAGAGCCTCCATGGTGGGGTCGTCCATCACCTTCCCTTCATCGTCAAACGtctgaggggtcagaggtcagaggacatgagacacaggtcagaggtcagaggatatgagacacaggtcagaggacatgagacgcaggtcagaggacatgagacacaggtcacaggacatgagacacaggtcagaggacatgagacacaggtcagaggacatgagacgcaggtcaaaggtcacaggacatgagacacaggtcaaaggtcagaggacatgagacaggtcagaggacatgagacacaggtcagaggacatgagatgcagttcaaaggtcacaggacatgagacacaggtcagaggtcagaggacatgagacgcaggtcagaggacatgagacacaggtcagaggacatgagacacagatcagaggtcagaggacatgagacgcaggtcagaggtcagaggacatgagtcagaggtcagaggacatgagacgcaggtcagaggacatgagatgcaggtcagaggtcagaggacatgagacacaggtcagaggtcagaggacatgagacgcaggtcagaggacatgagacacaggtcagaggtcagaggacatgagacgcaggtcagaggtcagaggacatgagacacaggtcagaggtcagaggacattAGACgcaggtcagaggacatgagacgcaggtcaaaggtcacaggacatgagacacaggtcaaaggtcagaggacatgagacagaggtcagaggacatgagacgcaggtcaaaggtcacaggacatgagacacaggtcaaaggtcagaggacatgagacacaggtcagaggacatgagacgcaggtcaaaggtcacaggacatgagacacagatcaaaggtcagaggtcatgagacagaggtcagaggacaatCTTCAGAAGTTTTTATGCCAAACTTTATTCATCTGAAAAGGACCCACACCCAGAAGACATCCATTCATTTCTCAACAGCATTGATTTACCACAGATgaacaaagaacaaaagaacACACTTGACTCCCCATGAACACAGGATGAACTTTGTTCTGCCCTCCATCTCAGGCCCAATAACAAAGCACCCGGACCTGATGGCTACCCTGCAGAGTTCTAGAAACACTTTTGGTTCATCATAGCTCCACTTTTTCACAAGATgataacagaaataaaacaaaatttgcAATTCCCAGCAAGCATGAATACAGCCTGTATATCACTTCTCCTCAAACCAAACAAAGATCCAACTCTTCCATCAAGCTACCGTCCCATTTCCCTCCTCAATGTAGACATTAAAATCATCACAAAGGCACTAGCTCATAGATTAGAAAAAGTCACTCCATTTAAAATTCACCCAGATCAATCCGGCTTTATCAAAGGTAGACACtcatacactaacacacgcagactgtttaatttaatcaactACTCATCATTACAACAAACCCGAACCATCATCGCCTCCTTAGACGCAGAAAAGCATTCGATAAAGTAAATTGACATTTCTCTTAAGTGCATTAAAAAGATTTGGTTTTGGGGAGTCATTTATTAACTGGGTCAAAATTCTATACACTGCACCTCCAGCCACCGTCATCACCAATGGACACACCTCTCACAGCTTCACACTGCACAGGGGGACAAGGCAAGGATGCCCACTCTCCCTCACTTTTCATCATTTTCATTGAACCGCTAGCTGCTGCCATTCGTCAGAATACCATCATAAAAGGAATCCAAACACTCAATACCATCACAAAATCAGTCTTTATGCCGATGATATATTGCTCTTCCTCCAAAAGCCATATTCATCGTTACAGGAAACTATTAAAATTATAGACACATTCTCCAAAATCTCTAACTACTCAATTAACTGGAACAAATCATTCATCCTTCCATTAGACAGTAACAGTTGGGATGGGGCAGGCCACACACCACCTATTCCTTTTTGCACTGGTGTCATCACTTATTTGGGAATACATATTTCCTCCAGGCTGTCAGAGCTGTTCACACTCAACTTCACTCCACTACTTAAAACAATAACCGACGACCTCCTCCGCTGGATGAAACTACCACTGTCACTCATGGGCAGAATAGCAACAGTTAAAATGACAATTCTTCCTAAAATAAATTACCTATTTACAATGATTCCATCTCAACCCACCCACTCCTGGTTCAAATCTCTTGACTCACTCGTTACTAAATTTtactggaaaaataaaacaccaagaataaaactggccactttacaacaaacaaaaaaacaaggaggaCTTGAAGCTCCAAATTTTTCTCACTATTCACTAGCAAACTAACTTCAATACATTCTTAAATGGATCCACCCCACTCACTCAGACAACACATGGTTAGACATAGAACAGACAGTATGTAAGGACATCCAGATTTCAGACCTACCATTTCTCAGCCAATCAATCAAACGCCATCCTTGCTTCAAAAtggtaacaatagcagaaactctgacagcctggtggaaatTCCACAAAATCACTAATGTCACTTTTGCACCCTCAAATTTCACCCCTATATGGAATAATCTGGACATTCTAAGCAGTAATAAGCCTTTAAATCTCCACACATGGTCCACTAAAGGCATCACTCATTTGAAACACATCTTTAATCACAATACCCTGGTTTCATTTCCCCATTTGGTTCAGAAGTACGGCATCGGGAAAAATCACTTTCTGGAATATCTACAACTTAAATCATCCCTTCAAACAAAATTCAACATTAAGGCCACACATTTGGAATTACCTCCCCCAACCTCACAGTTAATTAATATcacctcctcaaataaattaatctcaaaaatatgtagcataatatcacactctgaaataataaccataccaataataaaatggaatttgacttggctatcactcctgatgccgacttctggaccaaaatctgtactaatatatattttatgaccaaaatacaaatttacaactaatacaatataaaatacttcacagaattcactacactgggcacaaaatgtttaaaatgggtttcactacagatatctgtccacattgcatgcaaaatactcaggatagttacattcacgccacctggcactgcacaccagttcaacacttttggaaacaaataactgagtcactgtctgttttcctgggctgcctcatcccattatccccatcactctgtttactgggagacatctcatctataaacctgagcaaaacaaactgcaaaatacttctcgtggccctaactatcgccaagaaaacaatcctcgtgaactggaaatcaaggaataacacacatatctcacactggaaaaatttaatgtcagaatatatttcaatggaacaactcacctcatctatcattgacaatacaacagaacaccacgacatctggtcatcattcactatatttttacaaacatgacaccactcttcttatttattagttaattcataaatgcacacaaacacacatatacacatgtacacatgcatctgtctttctttcttcttctccttctaattattattatgtttgttttgtttgttttttgttgtttttgtttttttctttctttttttcagaaatactctgactttatgatgttatgtccattgttttgtcgtttgcattgtttattgtcctctaggtgttatgtctatgtattgttttgtcttaaaataaagaagaagaaaaaaaaaaaggaaaaaaaaggtcacaggacatgagacacaggtcaaaggtcagaggacatgagacagaggtcagaggacatgagacacaggtcagaggacatgagacacaggtcaaaggtcagaggacatgagacagaggtcagaggacatgagacacaggtcagaggtcagaggacatgagacgcaggtcagaggacatgagacgcaggtcaaaggtcacaggacatgagacacagatcaaaggtcagagatcatgagacagaggtcagaggacatgagacacaggtcagaggacatgagacgcaggtcaaaggtcacaggacatgagacacaggtcaaaggtcagaggacatgagacagaggtcagaggacatgagacacaggtcagaggacatgagacacaggtcagaggtcagaggacatgagacacaggtcagaggacataagacgcaggtcaaaggtcacaggacatgagacacaggtcaaaggtcagaggacatgagacataggtcagaggacatgatacacaggtcaaaggtcagaggacatgagacagaggtcagaggacatgagacacaggtcaaaggtcagaggacatgagacacaggtcagaggacatgacacaggtcagaggacatgagacgcaggtcaaaggtcacaggacatgagacacaggtcaaaggtcagaggacatgagacgcaGGTCAAAGGCTacaggacatgagacacaggtcaaaggtcagaggacatgagacagaggtcagaggacatgagacacaggtcagaggacatgagacagaggtcagaggacatgagacgcaggtcaaaggtcacaggacatgagacacaggtcaaaggtcagagaacatgagacacaggtcaaaggtcagaggacatgagacacaggtcagaggtcagaggacatgacacaggtcagaggacatgagacgcaggtcaaaggtcacaggacatgagacacaggtcaaaggtcagaggacatgagacagaggtcagaggacatgagacacaggtcaaaggttacaggacatgagacacaggtcagaggacatgagacagaggtcagaggacatgacacaggtcaaaggtcacaggacatgagacacagatcaaaggtcagaggtcagaggacatgagacacaggtcagaggacatgagacgcaggtcagaggacatgagacgcaggtcaaaggtcacatgacatgagacacaggtcagaggacatgagacgcaggtcagaggacatgagacacaggtcaaaggtcacaggacatgagacacagatcaaaggtcagaggacatgagacatagGTCAGAggccagaggacatgagacacaggtcagaggtcagaggacatgagacacaggtcagaggacatgagacacaggtcagaggacatgagacacaggtcagaggtcagaggacatgagacacaggtcagaggacatgagacacaggtcagaggacatgagacgcaggtcaaaggtcacaggacatgagacacaggtcaaaggtcagaggacataggtcagaggacatgagacacaggtcagaggtcagaggacatgacacaggtcagaggacatgagacacaggtcagaggtcatgagacacaggtcagaggtcagaggacatgagacataggtcagaggacatgagaaacaggtcaaaggtcagaggacatgagacacaggtcagaggacatgagacaggtcagaggacatgagacagaggtcagaggacatgagacgcaggtcaaaggtcacaggacatgagacacagatcaaaggtcagaggtcatgagtCAGAGGTCATGAGTCAGAGGTCATGAGTCAGAGGTCATGGTACCTGGTACTCGGGGATGCTGCGGATGCAGACCATGGCGATGGAGGTGAGCACCACCCCGATGGAGAGCAGGCTGAACACCCGGCTGGAGGCGGAGTAACTCGGGTTCTCCATCATCAGCCAGAGGAGCTTCCTGGAGGCCCCACAGGGCCCGAGGCGGAGGAGGCGCAGGTCCCTGGGGGCGGAGCGCGTtaccctccactcctccacccatcaaccctccacttcacctccactcctccacccatcAACCCTACACttcacctccactcctccacccatcAACCCGCCACTTCACCTCCACCAATCAACCCTacacttcacctccacctccacccatcAACCCTACACttcacctccactcctccacccatcaaccctccacttcacctccacccatcaaccctacacttcacctccacctccacccatcaaccctccacttcacctccacccatcaaccctacacttcacctccacccatcaaccctccacttcacctccactcctccacccatcaaccctccacttcacctccacccatcaaccctccacttcacctccacccatcaaccctccacttcacctccacctccacccatcaaccctccacttcacctccactcctccacccatcAACCCTACACttcacctccactcctccacccatcAACCCTACACttcacctccactcctccacccatcaaccctccacttcacctccacccatcaaccctacacttcacctccacctccacccatcaaccctccacttcacctccacctccacccatcaaccctccacttcacctccactcctccacccatcAACCCTACACTtcaactccacctccacccatcaaccctccacttcacctccacctccacccatcAACCCTACACttcacctccactcctccacccatcaaccctccacttcacctccacccatcaaccctccacttcacctccacctccacccatcaaccctccactcctccactccacctccacctccactcctccacccatcAACCCTACACttcacctccactcctccacccatcaaccctccacttcacctccacctccactcctccacccatcaaccctccacttcacctccacctccactcctccacccatcaaccctccacttcacctccacctccacccatcaaccctccacttcacctccactcctccactcctccacccatcAACCCTACACttcacctccactcctccacccatcaaccctccacttcacctccacctccactcctccacccatcaaccctccacttcacctccactcctccactcctccacccatcaaccctccacttcacctccacctccactcctccacccatcAACCCTACACttcacctccactcctccacccatcaaccctccacttcacctccacctccactcctccacccatcAACCCTACACttcacctccactcctccacccatcaacttcacctccactcctccaccccccccccccccccacctgttgAGCTCTGAgatctcgtcctcctcctcctcctcctcctcgctgctgGCGTCGCTCTCGTCGTCCCAGCTCCGCCTCCGTCTGTTCTCCATCTTGCGGTCGTGGTACCGGAGGCTGCAGCAGCTGTCCAGGAAGAACTCGTTGATGCCCCAGTACTCCATCTCCTGGCTGAGGGacacagggggcggagctttagaggagcagagaggaggagcagggaggaggaggagcagagaggaggaggagagaggaggagcagggaggaggagcagagaggaggaggagggaggagcagagaggaggaggagagaggaggaggaggagggaggagcagagaggaggaggagagaggaggagggaggaggagcagggaggaggaggaggagcagagaggaggaacagagaggaggagcagagaggaggagcagggaggaggagcaggaggagggagagaggaggaggaggaggagaggaggagagaggaggaggagaggagagaggagaggaggaggaggagagaggaggaggagagaggaggagagaggaggaggagcagagaggaggagcagggaggaggaggagagagaggaggagggaggaggagcagagaggaggagcagagaggaggagcagagaggaggagcagaggaggaggagcagaggaggaggagcagagaggaggagcagagaggaggagcagaggaggagcagaggaggagagagaggaggaggagagaggaggagaggaggaggagagagaggaggagagaggaggaggaggaggagagaggaggagaggaggaggagagaggaggaggagcagagaggaggagcagggaggaggagcagagaggaggagcagggaggaggagcagaggggaggagcagggaggaagagcagggaggaggagcagagggacggACCTGAAGGAGAAGACGCACAGCTCCTCCATGACGTGCAGCTTCCCCGTCCGGTAGAAGTGGAGGACGTACGGGAAGAGACCCGGACTCCTGTCGAAGTAGAACTCCTCCTGCTGCACATCGTAGTCATcacacacctggaggaggaggaggaggaggttcagaggagggagggagtcgGACTCTTCGGGCCgcgcctcctccacccacctgcAGAATGGCCTCCTCCGAGTCACACGACAGCAGCTTCCCCAGCCGCGTGTCGGGGAACCTCCTCAAGGAGGTGCAGCAGAGGCTCCTCTTCAGGCCTCCGATGTTCACGTGGAGCAGACCCCCGTGGGGGTCCCGCTGCGTCACCATGGCGCCCACAGCCGGAGACTCCGACTGCACCGAGAgagactcctccacctcctgctgaGTCAGCGGCTCCAGAGAACACAGTGGAGCAGCTCCTCTGTGTTTAATCTGCTCAACGAGGAGCAGCTGGCCGGGAGCCAGCCGGCGGAGCCTTCAGAGTAAAGCAGCTGCACCTCCTCCAACTCAACAGACCAGAGAAACGCCTCCAC
Proteins encoded:
- the si:dkey-43k4.5 gene encoding potassium voltage-gated channel subfamily S member 1, which codes for MVTQRDPHGGLLHVNIGGLKRSLCCTSLRRFPDTRLGKLLSCDSEEAILQVCDDYDVQQEEFYFDRSPGLFPYVLHFYRTGKLHVMEELCVFSFSQEMEYWGINEFFLDSCCSLRYHDRKMENRRRRSWDDESDASSEEEEEEEDEISELNRDLRLLRLGPCGASRKLLWLMMENPSYSASSRVFSLLSIGVVLTSIAMVCIRSIPEYQTFDDEGKVMDDPTMEALEALCTGWFTFEVVARLLLAPNKRKFFRQPLNLIDVVSVGPVYVTVVSDITLGPESELGALGRLMQVLRLMRVFRVLKLARHSTGLRSLGATLRHSYREVGILLLYIAVGVSVFSGIVYTAEYEEGVGLDTIPACWWWGTVSMTTVGYGDLVPVTVAGKLAASGCILGGTLVVALPITIIFNKFSYFYRRQKALEASVRSNHRGAMNCENQEEEEEHREDEADGGVLNYSYVEHPSSWSTPRRKEVLQEE